The proteins below come from a single Kitasatospora sp. NBC_00315 genomic window:
- a CDS encoding methionine ABC transporter permease, producing the protein MTWDQMLELIKPATVETFQMVGIATLATILIGLPLGILLVLTAKGGLLENLPVTKVIGAVVNVGRSLPFVILMVALIPLTRAVVGTSIGWQAATVPLAVGAIPFFARLVETSVREVDGGLVEAVQAMGGGTWTIVRKTLLPEALPALVASLTTTVIALIGYSAMAGTVGGGGLGTLAINYGYLRFETGFMWVIVAELVVIVTAVQLLGDLVVRRLARRGRTAGPLRLLRPRGRASAARDEELVAP; encoded by the coding sequence ATGACCTGGGACCAGATGCTGGAGCTGATCAAGCCCGCCACCGTCGAGACCTTCCAGATGGTCGGCATCGCCACGCTGGCCACCATCCTGATCGGCCTGCCACTGGGCATCCTGCTGGTGCTCACCGCCAAGGGCGGCCTGCTGGAGAACCTGCCGGTCACCAAGGTCATCGGCGCGGTCGTCAACGTCGGCCGCTCGCTGCCCTTCGTGATCCTCATGGTGGCGCTGATCCCGCTCACCCGGGCGGTGGTCGGCACCTCGATCGGCTGGCAGGCCGCCACCGTGCCGCTCGCCGTCGGCGCCATCCCGTTCTTCGCCCGACTGGTCGAGACGTCCGTCCGCGAGGTGGACGGCGGCCTGGTCGAGGCCGTCCAGGCGATGGGCGGCGGCACCTGGACGATCGTGCGCAAGACCCTGCTGCCCGAGGCGCTGCCCGCCCTGGTCGCCTCGCTGACCACCACGGTCATCGCGCTGATCGGCTACTCCGCGATGGCCGGCACGGTCGGCGGCGGCGGTCTCGGCACCCTCGCCATCAACTACGGCTACCTCCGCTTCGAGACCGGTTTCATGTGGGTCATCGTCGCCGAGCTGGTCGTCATCGTCACCGCGGTCCAGCTCCTCGGCGACCTCGTCGTGCGCCGGCTCGCCCGGCGCGGCCGCACGGCCGGCCCGCTGCGCCTGCTGCGCCCGCGCGGCAGGGCCTCCGCCGCACGCGACGAGGAACTCGTCGCCCCCTGA
- a CDS encoding methionine ABC transporter ATP-binding protein, which yields MITTTDLTKVYRSQGREVTALAGVDLHVREGEVYGVVGTSGAGKSTLIRCVNMLERPSSGTVTVDGLELTALGGHERRAGSALREARRRIGMVFQHFNLLSSRTVQENVELPLEIIGLDRQQRRRKAAELLDLVGLTDKARSYPSQLSGGQKQRVGIARALAGDPKVLLSDEATSALDPETTRSILKLLRELNQQLGLTVLLITHEMDVIKSVCDSAALMRGGRVVESGALTDLLATPGSELARELFPLGESGSGHAGRTVLEITFQGDSSARPFVSQLARTYQIDINILGAAVETIAGRMVGRMRVELPGSHHDNVVPIGFLREQGLQVDVLDAMDGAVA from the coding sequence GTGATCACCACCACCGACCTCACGAAGGTCTACCGCTCGCAAGGCCGCGAGGTGACCGCCCTCGCCGGCGTCGACCTGCACGTGCGCGAGGGCGAGGTCTACGGCGTCGTCGGCACCAGCGGGGCCGGCAAGAGCACCCTCATCCGCTGCGTGAACATGCTGGAGCGCCCCAGCTCCGGCACCGTCACGGTGGACGGCCTGGAGCTCACCGCCCTCGGCGGCCACGAGCGGCGGGCCGGCAGCGCCCTGCGCGAGGCCCGCCGCCGGATCGGCATGGTCTTCCAGCACTTCAACCTGCTGTCCTCGCGGACGGTCCAGGAGAACGTCGAACTCCCACTGGAGATCATCGGCCTGGACCGGCAGCAGCGCCGCCGCAAGGCCGCCGAGCTGCTCGACCTGGTCGGCCTCACCGACAAGGCCCGCAGCTACCCGAGCCAGCTCTCCGGCGGGCAGAAGCAGCGGGTCGGGATCGCCCGCGCGCTGGCCGGCGACCCCAAGGTGCTGCTCTCCGACGAGGCGACCTCCGCGCTGGACCCGGAGACCACCCGCTCCATCCTCAAGCTGCTGCGCGAGCTCAACCAGCAGCTCGGCCTCACCGTGCTGCTGATCACCCACGAGATGGACGTCATCAAGTCGGTCTGCGACTCGGCCGCCCTGATGCGCGGCGGCCGGGTGGTCGAGTCCGGCGCGCTGACCGACCTGCTCGCCACGCCCGGATCCGAGCTCGCCCGCGAGCTGTTCCCGCTCGGCGAGTCCGGCTCCGGCCACGCCGGGCGCACCGTCCTGGAGATCACCTTCCAGGGCGACAGCTCCGCCCGGCCGTTCGTCTCCCAGCTCGCCCGTACCTACCAGATCGACATCAACATCCTCGGGGCGGCGGTCGAGACGATCGCCGGCCGGATGGTCGGCCGGATGCGCGTCGAACTCCCCGGCAGCCACCACGACAACGTGGTGCCGATCGGCTTCCTGCGCGAGCAGGGCCTGCAGGTGGACGTGCTCGACGCGATGGACGGAGCGGTGGCATGA